The following coding sequences lie in one Zingiber officinale cultivar Zhangliang chromosome 2B, Zo_v1.1, whole genome shotgun sequence genomic window:
- the LOC122048404 gene encoding zinc finger MYM-type protein 1-like yields MLRYFKKIRDEPTSSKSSPPPPPPPPPPPLPAPLDADSNEYPSDPGLRKHILEYNVNEREIVQRYYLQKGPFQPKNHEFPWRSCPKEKRRFRAIWFSLHPNWLEYSIAKDAAFCLYCYLFKADHGGQSGGDSFVTEGFKNWRKKEKFNEHVGNQSSIHNRCMMAAYDLMNQKQHIETCLVNQSSQVAIDYRVCLTASIDCIRFLMRQGLAFRGHDESTNSLNHGNFLELLRFLADHNEDINRVALDNAPSNLKLTSPDIQKDIIRSIAYLTTNSILGDLGDELFTILVDEARDISVKEQMAVALRFVDERGNIVECFLGLVHVSDTTALSLKTAIDSLLCQHGLSISNLRGQGYDGASNMRGEFNGLKSLIMMENPSAYYVHCFAHQLQLTLVVVAENHIRISTFFDVVAQLNNIVGASCKRRDILREKQFEKVIKGICNGDIFTGQGMNQEMTLKRAGSTRWGSHYNTLLSLIHLYPSIIDVLLFVEEEGKDHKQRTQANNLLELIGKYEFIFQMHLMKNILGVTNDLSQALQRKDQDIVNAMILVRSSKHQLQTMRDDGWDLLLNEVSLFCVKYEVVTPHMEDLFVFHGRSRQNIEGRTNLHYYCVETFYEVIDLQLQELNSRFNEVNTELLLCMSCLDPSNSFSAYDKRKLLQFAQFYPSDFSPMELMHLEPQLDNFIFDMRSSNQFSEVVGISQLAKRMVQLKKHRLYPLVYLLLKLALLLPVATATVERVFSAMKIIKTSLRNRLGDDMVNDCLIPYIERDVFDTIDNEAIIQHFQNMKSRRVIL; encoded by the coding sequence ATGTTAAGGTATTTTAAGAAAATACGAGATGAACCTACTTCAAGCAAGTCATCTCCCcctccaccacctcctcctcctccgcctcctctACCAGCTCCTCTTGATGCTGACTCAAATGAGTATCCTAGTGATCCTGGGCTAAGAAAGCACATTCTTGAGTATAATGTTAATGAAAGGGAGATTGTTCAACGTTACTATTTGCAAAAAGGTCCTTTTCAACCTAAAAATCATGAATTTCCTTGGCGTTCTTGTCCCAAAGAGAAACGAAGATTTCGAGCTATATGGTTTAGTCTTCATCCTAATTGGCTAGAATACAGCATTGCAAAAGATGCGGCTTTTTgtctttattgctatttattcaAAGCGGATCATGGTGGTCAAAGTGGTGGTGATTCTTTTGTTACTGAGGGATTTAAAAattggagaaagaaagaaaaatttaatGAACATGTTGGAAATCAGAGCAGCATTCACAACAGGTGCATGATGGCGGCTTATGATTTAATGAATCAAAAACAACATATTGAAACTTGTTTGGTCAATCAGTCTAGTCAAGTAGCTATCGATTATCGTGTTTGTTTGACAGCATCAATTGATTGCATAAGATTTCTTATGCGTCAAGGATTAGCATTTCGTGGTCATGATGAATCAACAAACTCACTCAATCATGGTAATTTTCTTGAATTGTTAAGATTTCTTGCTGACCATAATGAGGATATCAATAGAGTTGCACTAGACAATGCTCCATCAAATCTCAAATTGACATCGCCTGATATTCAGAAAGATATTATCAGATCCATTGCTTATTTAACCACTAATTCTATTCTTGGAGATCTCGGTGATGAATTATTTACTATATTGGTTGATGAGGCTCGTGATATATCTGTTAAAGAACAAATGGCAGTTGCTTTACGGTTTGTAGATGAAAGGGGAAATATTGTTGAGTGCTTTCTAGGCCTTGTACATGTAAGCGACACTACTGCCTTATCACTTAAAACTGCTATTGATTCTTTGTTGTGCCAACATGGATTATCTATATCTAATTTGCGGGGGCAAGGATACGATGGAGCTAGCAATATGAGAGGAGAATTCAATGGCTTAAAAAGCTTAATTATGATGGAGAACCCTTCTGCTTattatgttcattgttttgctcatcaactGCAGCTTACACTTGTAGTTGTTGCTGAAAATCATATAAGAATTTCTACTTTTTTTGATGTGGTTGCACAATTGAACAATATTGTTGGAGCGTCATGCAAGCGAAGAGATATACTTCGAGAGAAACAATTTGAAAAAGTTATTAAAGGAATTTGCAATGGTGATATCTTCACTGGACAAGGTATGAATCAAGAGATGACATTAAAAAGAGCTGGGAGCACACGTTGGGGTTCACATTATAATACATTGTTAAGTTTGATACATTTGTATCCTTCAATTATTGATGTTCTTTTATTTGTTGAAGAGGAGGGAAAAGATCACAAGCAAAGGACACAAGCAAATAATCTGTTGGAATTGATTGGAAaatatgaatttatatttcaGATGCACTTAATGAAGAATATCTTGGGAGTCACGAATGATTTGTCGCAAGCTTTACAAAGAAAAGATCAAGACATTGTAAATGCCATGATTCTTGTAAGATCAAGCAAACATCAACTGCAAACTATGAGAGATGATGGTTGGGATTTGTTACTGAATGAAGTTTCTTTATTTTGTGTTAAGTATGAGGTAGTCACCCCGCACATGGAAGACTTGTTCGTCTTTCATGGGAGATCACGACAAAATATTGAAGGAAGGACAAATCTTCACTATTATTGTGTTGAAACATTTTATGAAGTGATAGATTTGCAACTTCAGGAGTTGAACAGTCGCTTTAACGAGGTGAACACGGAGTTGTTGTTGTGTATGAGTTGTCTTGATCCATCAAATTCATTCTCTGCTTATGATAAGAGAAAATTACTTCAGTTTGCTCAGTTTTATCCATCCGATTTTTCCCCAATGGAGTTAATGCATCTTGAGCCCCAActtgataactttatttttgatatGCGGAGTAGCAATCAATTCTCTGAGGTTGTGGGGATTAGCCAGCTTGCTAAAAGGATGGTTCAATTGAAAAAACATCGTCTGTATCCTTTGGTGTATTTACTTTTGAAGTTAGCATTGCTATTACCTGTTGCAACTGCAACTGTAGAGAGAGTGTTTTCAGCAATGAAAATAATCAAAACCTCACTTCGAAATCGGTTGGGAGATGATATGGTAAATGATTGTTTGATACCATATATTGAGCGAGATGTGTTTGATACCATTGATAATGAAGCTATTATTCAGCATTTTCAAAATATGAAATCTCGAAGAGTGATATTGTAA